A region of the Sphingomonas sp. S2-65 genome:
TGCGCCGCTACCAGGGCATCATGGACGTGATGCTGCCGACGCTGCGCGCCGAGCGTCAGGCGACTTATTCGCCGGTGCTGCCGGTCAGCCCGAAGTCGGGAATCGTCCTGCAGGTGCCGATCGAAGTGATCGACGCCGAGGCCGGGCTGATCGCGTTCGAGGATGAAGGCGAGCGGATCGAGCAGAGCGTGCTGGGCGGCAAGGCCAAGCTGCAATGGAAAGTCGATTGGGCGATGCGCTGGGTCGCGCTCGACGTCGATTACGAGATGGCGGGCAAGGACCTGATCGATTCGGTGATCCAGTCGGGCAAGATCGCGCGCGTGCTAGGCGGCAAGCCGCCCGAGGGCTTCAATTACGAGATGTTCCTCGACGAGAAGGGCGAGAAGATCTCCAAGTCCAAGGGCAATGGCCTGAGCCTGGAGCAGTGGTTGAGCTATGGCCACGACGAGAGCCTGGCCTTTTATGCCTATCGCGAGCCGAAAAAGGCCAAGGCGCTGCATTATGGCGTCATCCCGCGCGCGGTCGACGAATATTGGCAGTTCCGCGGCAATTATGCCGGGCAGCCCGCCGAGCAGAAGCTGGGCAACCCGGTGCACCATATCCACAATGGCGACGTGCCGAGCGAGGCGCTTCCGGTCACCTACAGCCTGTTGCTCAACCTGATCGGCGTGCTGGGCGCGCAGGCTAACGAGGACGCAGTGTGGAAGCTGCTCGAGCGCTATGGCGAGGGGTTGACGCGCGAGAGCAACCCGGATCTGGCCAAGCTGGTGCCGCTGGTACTGGCCTATTATCGCGACGTGGTGGCGAGCACGCTGCAGCGCCGGGCGCCGACCGCGGTGGAAGCCGAGGCATTGCGGCGGTTGGACGCGGTGTTGGCGGAGTTGCCCGAAAACGCCTCTGCCGAGGACATCCAGAACCACGTCTACGAGATCGGCAAAAGCGGCGGATTTGAGAATCTGCGCGATTGGTTCAAGGCATTGTACGAGACGCTGCTGGGGTCCGAGCAGGGGCCGCGCATGGGCAGCTTCATTGCGTTGTATGGGATCGAGAATAGCCGGAAGCTGATTGGCGAGGCGCTGGCGGCTTAGGCTTCTCCGTCATCCCGGACTTGATCCTGGATCCCGCTTCTTCTGCCGGTGCAAGGTAGCGGGACCCCGGCTCAAGGCCGGGTGACGTCGTGTGGGGATGCAATGCGGTTCTTCGGCGGAGGCCGGGGTCAAGTTGTAGATGCCGTTTGCGGTGCCGGCGCCTGCGCCCTTTGACCGGCCGCGGCGATCCGGTACGGGTGGGACGATGCGAGCACAGCCCCTTCGCCGCGCCCGATCGGTCACCCGCGAGTTCCTCCACAGCGAGGCGGCGGGCGGGATCGTCCTGATTGCGGCGGCAGTGCTGGCGATGCTCGCGGCGAATTGGCCTGG
Encoded here:
- a CDS encoding lysine--tRNA ligase codes for the protein MTDTSAFRDAALTSKAWPYEEARKLLKRYSTGAPAKGHVLFETGYGPSGLPHIGTFNEVLRTTMVRHAFETLSDVPTRLIAFSDDMDGLRKVPDNVPNQELLRSHLGKPLTQIPDPFGTHESFAHHNNARLREFLDRFGFEYEFVSSTEYYASGRFDEALKQVLRRYQGIMDVMLPTLRAERQATYSPVLPVSPKSGIVLQVPIEVIDAEAGLIAFEDEGERIEQSVLGGKAKLQWKVDWAMRWVALDVDYEMAGKDLIDSVIQSGKIARVLGGKPPEGFNYEMFLDEKGEKISKSKGNGLSLEQWLSYGHDESLAFYAYREPKKAKALHYGVIPRAVDEYWQFRGNYAGQPAEQKLGNPVHHIHNGDVPSEALPVTYSLLLNLIGVLGAQANEDAVWKLLERYGEGLTRESNPDLAKLVPLVLAYYRDVVASTLQRRAPTAVEAEALRRLDAVLAELPENASAEDIQNHVYEIGKSGGFENLRDWFKALYETLLGSEQGPRMGSFIALYGIENSRKLIGEALAA